From a single Osmerus mordax isolate fOsmMor3 chromosome 14, fOsmMor3.pri, whole genome shotgun sequence genomic region:
- the LOC136956028 gene encoding prosaposin-like isoform X1: MTGGYCIKVVIHLPCTLDLSHQAHNQLIMAFFKITLLVFIAHQSSALARVIDAEGNRNVWDNLTTGDTCQDCTQIFELLLDMFSNRDLQEKIKESLEELCERLPGPGASKICKNQIDKNLPMAIAFLTSTVKPGQVCNMLGLCGTQSDISQQNLLISHIREAMRAAMIVSELQSTQECTFCIYIVKTVERLLPKERTESAVIDLLGRVCGILPASVKDQCEGLIEKYGKKLLDLLLSYATPQAICSIIHMCKGQETQMFVESGLVSDCESCVILAVLSRLNLGSNATEIQTSSYLSSVCQLHPNILPKCDSFTKYHGEQLKGFLGKKGPPLDVCGKVGLCGGMGGPAGQEGNPCTVGSSYTCRDLKTALECGTVPFCQEHIWE; this comes from the exons ATGACAGGCGGATACTGTATAAAAGTAGTCATACACCTACCCTGCACCTTAGATCTGTCTCACCAGGCACACAACCAACTCATCATGGCTTTCTTTAAGATCACTTTGCTTGTCTTCATTGCCCACCAGAGCTCTG CTCTTGCCAGGGTTATTGATGCTGAAGGAAACAGAAATGTGTGGGACAACCTGACA ACAGGGGACACCTGCCAGGACTGTACCCAAATATTTGAACTTCTTCTTGATATGTTCTCCAACAGAGACCTTCAG GAAAAGATCAAAGAAAGtctggaggagctgtgtgaacgtctgccaggaccaggagcctctaaaatctgcaaaaatcagATTGACAAGAACCTTCCCATGGCAATTGCTTTCTTGACTTCCACTGTT AAACCAGGTCAGGTTTGCAATATGTTGGGACTCTGTGGCACCCAGTCAGATATATCGCAACAGAACCTGCTGATAAGTCATATTCGAGAAGCTATGAGGGCAGCCATGATAGTTTCAGAG CTGCAATCTACTCAAGAGTGTACCTTCTGCATTTATATAGTAAAAACGGTTGAGCGCCTGCTGCCCAAAGAAAGAACTGAG AGTGCTGTGATTGACTTGCTCGGAAGAGTATGTGGCATTCTTCCTGCCTCTGTCAAGGACCAGTGTGAGGGTCTGATTGAGAAATACGGTAAGAAGCTGCTGGACTTGCTCCTAAGCTATGCCACCCCTCAGGCCATCTGCTCCATCATCCACATGTGCAAGGGCCAGGAGACTCAGATGTTCGTGG AAAGCGGTCTTGTCTCTGACTGCGAATCTTGTGTGATCCTGGCTGTTCTGAGTCGCCTTAACTTGGGTTCCAAcgccacagagatacagacatCATCTTACCTAAGCTCTGTTTGCCAGCTGCACCCCAACATCCTTCCTAAG TGTGACAGCTTTACCAAGTACCATGGGGAACAACTGAAGGGGTTTTTGGGTAAAAAGGGTCCTCCCCTTGATGTGTGTGGG AAAGTGGGCCTGTGTGGAGGAATGGGCGGGCCAGCAGGGCAAGAAGGAAACCCCTGCACTGTGGGTAGCAGCTACACGTGCAGAGATCTGAAGACTGCTCTGGAATGTGGG ACAGTGCCCTTTTGCCAGGAACATATTTGGGAATAG
- the LOC136956028 gene encoding prosaposin-like isoform X2 — protein sequence MTGGYCIKVVIHLPCTLDLSHQAHNQLIMAFFKITLLVFIAHQSSALARVIDAEGNRNVWDNLTTGDTCQDCTQIFELLLDMFSNRDLQEKIKESLEELCERLPGPGASKICKNQIDKNLPMAIAFLTSTVKPGQVCNMLGLCGTQSDISQQNLLISHIREAMRAAMIVSELQSTQECTFCIYIVKTVERLLPKERTESAVIDLLGRVCGILPASVKDQCEGLIEKYESGLVSDCESCVILAVLSRLNLGSNATEIQTSSYLSSVCQLHPNILPKCDSFTKYHGEQLKGFLGKKGPPLDVCGKVGLCGGMGGPAGQEGNPCTVGSSYTCRDLKTALECGTVPFCQEHIWE from the exons ATGACAGGCGGATACTGTATAAAAGTAGTCATACACCTACCCTGCACCTTAGATCTGTCTCACCAGGCACACAACCAACTCATCATGGCTTTCTTTAAGATCACTTTGCTTGTCTTCATTGCCCACCAGAGCTCTG CTCTTGCCAGGGTTATTGATGCTGAAGGAAACAGAAATGTGTGGGACAACCTGACA ACAGGGGACACCTGCCAGGACTGTACCCAAATATTTGAACTTCTTCTTGATATGTTCTCCAACAGAGACCTTCAG GAAAAGATCAAAGAAAGtctggaggagctgtgtgaacgtctgccaggaccaggagcctctaaaatctgcaaaaatcagATTGACAAGAACCTTCCCATGGCAATTGCTTTCTTGACTTCCACTGTT AAACCAGGTCAGGTTTGCAATATGTTGGGACTCTGTGGCACCCAGTCAGATATATCGCAACAGAACCTGCTGATAAGTCATATTCGAGAAGCTATGAGGGCAGCCATGATAGTTTCAGAG CTGCAATCTACTCAAGAGTGTACCTTCTGCATTTATATAGTAAAAACGGTTGAGCGCCTGCTGCCCAAAGAAAGAACTGAG AGTGCTGTGATTGACTTGCTCGGAAGAGTATGTGGCATTCTTCCTGCCTCTGTCAAGGACCAGTGTGAGGGTCTGATTGAGAAATACG AAAGCGGTCTTGTCTCTGACTGCGAATCTTGTGTGATCCTGGCTGTTCTGAGTCGCCTTAACTTGGGTTCCAAcgccacagagatacagacatCATCTTACCTAAGCTCTGTTTGCCAGCTGCACCCCAACATCCTTCCTAAG TGTGACAGCTTTACCAAGTACCATGGGGAACAACTGAAGGGGTTTTTGGGTAAAAAGGGTCCTCCCCTTGATGTGTGTGGG AAAGTGGGCCTGTGTGGAGGAATGGGCGGGCCAGCAGGGCAAGAAGGAAACCCCTGCACTGTGGGTAGCAGCTACACGTGCAGAGATCTGAAGACTGCTCTGGAATGTGGG ACAGTGCCCTTTTGCCAGGAACATATTTGGGAATAG